From a single Kitasatospora sp. NBC_00458 genomic region:
- a CDS encoding TcmI family type II polyketide cyclase: protein MSTTPPLTTQTHRALIVARMKPDAAQGISQVFAESDRGELPHLIGVTGRSLFQFGDVYLHLIEADRPPGPAVAQVVGHPEFRAVSDALTAYVQAYDPATWRGPKDAMAREFYRWERTG from the coding sequence GTGAGCACGACACCTCCCCTCACCACGCAGACGCACCGCGCGCTGATCGTCGCCCGGATGAAGCCGGACGCGGCCCAGGGCATCTCCCAGGTGTTCGCCGAGTCCGACCGGGGCGAGCTGCCCCACCTGATCGGCGTCACCGGGCGGAGCCTGTTCCAGTTCGGCGACGTGTACCTCCACCTGATCGAGGCGGACCGGCCGCCCGGCCCGGCCGTCGCCCAGGTGGTCGGCCACCCGGAGTTCCGGGCGGTCAGCGACGCGCTCACCGCGTACGTCCAGGCGTACGACCCGGCCACCTGGCGCGGGCCGAAGGACGCGATGGCGCGTGAGTTCTACCGCTGGGAGCGCACCGGCTGA
- a CDS encoding SRPBCC family protein — protein MPGHTDNEIVIDAPLDLVWEITNDLENWPQLFSEYASVEVLERDGDRVTFRLTMHPDDDGKVWSWVSERTTDRSSLAVRARRVEPGPFEFMDIRWEYAEVPSGTKMRWVQDFSMKPTAPVDDDGMVNHINRNSRIQMQLIREKVEKRAAEL, from the coding sequence ATGCCCGGCCACACCGACAACGAGATCGTCATCGACGCACCGCTCGACCTGGTCTGGGAGATCACCAACGACCTGGAGAACTGGCCGCAGCTCTTCAGCGAGTACGCCTCGGTCGAGGTACTGGAGCGGGACGGCGACCGGGTCACCTTCCGGCTGACCATGCACCCCGACGACGACGGGAAGGTGTGGAGCTGGGTCTCCGAGCGCACCACCGACCGGTCCTCGCTCGCGGTCCGCGCCCGGCGGGTCGAGCCCGGACCGTTCGAGTTCATGGACATCCGCTGGGAGTACGCGGAGGTCCCGTCCGGCACCAAGATGCGCTGGGTGCAGGACTTCTCGATGAAGCCGACCGCGCCGGTCGACGACGACGGCATGGTCAACCACATCAACCGCAACTCCCGGATCCAGATGCAGCTGATCCGCGAGAAGGTCGAGAAGAGGGCCGCGGAGCTGTGA
- a CDS encoding acyl carrier protein — MSNTLSYPELATLIQARAGVAVDPLELERPGASFDDFGVDSLGLLGVVGELENRHGVKVTNGAESAKTPAEFLELVNSVVTAKAGA, encoded by the coding sequence GTGAGCAACACCCTCAGCTATCCCGAACTCGCGACGCTCATCCAGGCCCGGGCCGGCGTCGCCGTCGACCCGCTCGAACTGGAGCGCCCCGGCGCCAGCTTCGACGACTTCGGCGTGGACTCCCTCGGCCTGCTCGGCGTGGTCGGCGAGCTGGAGAACCGGCACGGCGTGAAGGTCACCAACGGCGCGGAGTCGGCGAAGACCCCCGCCGAGTTCCTGGAGCTGGTCAACTCCGTCGTCACCGCGAAGGCGGGTGCCTGA
- a CDS encoding beta-ketoacyl synthase N-terminal-like domain-containing protein produces MTSRQQNRRAVITGLGVVAPNGVGADAFWKATRQGVSVLDRISREGCADLPLRIAGQVRDFDPTAAVDSRYLVQTDRFTHYAMAAADQAVADAGYVPDPEDPYAVGVVTAAGSGGGEFGQGELQQLWGKGPQFVGPYQSIAWFYAASTGQVSIRGGYKGPCGVVASDEAGGLDALAHAARAIERGTDAVVAGAAEAPLAPYSMVCQLGYPELSLSDQPDRAYLPFSPAAAGFAPAEGGAMLLLEDERTALRRGAAVRAHIAGHGATFTGASRWEASREGLAAAIRIALEEARISPEEVDVVFADALGVPAADRAEALALADALGPYAERVPVTAPKSGTGRAYCGAPLLDTAAAVLAMEDGVLPPTPNVTEVGHDLALVTGRARPAELRTALVLSRGLMGSNSALVLRRGGQEA; encoded by the coding sequence ATGACGTCACGTCAGCAGAATCGCCGGGCGGTGATCACCGGCCTCGGCGTGGTGGCGCCGAACGGCGTGGGGGCCGACGCCTTCTGGAAGGCCACCAGGCAGGGCGTGAGCGTCCTCGACCGGATATCCCGCGAGGGCTGCGCGGACCTCCCGCTGCGCATCGCGGGCCAGGTGCGGGACTTCGACCCGACAGCCGCCGTCGACAGCCGCTACCTGGTGCAGACCGACCGCTTCACGCACTACGCGATGGCCGCCGCCGACCAGGCGGTGGCGGACGCCGGGTACGTCCCCGACCCCGAAGACCCGTACGCGGTCGGTGTGGTGACCGCGGCCGGGTCCGGCGGCGGCGAGTTCGGCCAGGGCGAGCTCCAGCAACTGTGGGGCAAGGGACCGCAGTTCGTCGGCCCCTACCAGTCCATCGCGTGGTTCTACGCCGCCAGCACCGGCCAGGTGTCCATCCGCGGCGGCTACAAGGGCCCGTGCGGGGTGGTCGCCAGCGACGAGGCCGGCGGCCTGGACGCCCTGGCCCACGCCGCCCGCGCCATCGAACGCGGCACCGACGCGGTGGTGGCCGGCGCCGCCGAGGCCCCGCTCGCGCCGTACTCGATGGTCTGCCAGCTCGGCTACCCCGAGCTGAGCCTCTCCGACCAGCCCGACCGCGCCTACCTGCCGTTCTCCCCCGCGGCCGCCGGCTTCGCCCCCGCCGAGGGCGGCGCCATGCTGCTGCTGGAGGACGAGCGGACCGCCCTCCGGCGCGGGGCCGCCGTCCGGGCGCACATCGCCGGCCACGGCGCCACCTTCACCGGCGCCTCCCGCTGGGAGGCCTCCCGGGAGGGCCTGGCCGCGGCCATCCGGATCGCCCTCGAAGAGGCCAGGATCTCGCCGGAGGAGGTCGACGTGGTCTTCGCCGACGCCCTCGGCGTGCCCGCCGCCGACCGCGCCGAGGCGCTCGCCCTGGCCGACGCGCTCGGCCCGTACGCCGAACGCGTCCCGGTCACCGCCCCCAAGTCCGGTACCGGCCGGGCCTACTGCGGCGCGCCGCTGCTGGACACGGCCGCCGCCGTACTCGCCATGGAGGACGGCGTCCTGCCGCCCACCCCCAACGTCACCGAGGTCGGGCACGACCTGGCCCTGGTGACCGGACGCGCCCGGCCGGCCGAGCTGCGCACCGCGCTGGTGCTCAGCCGCGGACTGATGGGCTCCAACTCGGCACTGGTGCTCCGGCGCGGCGGACAGGAGGCCTGA
- a CDS encoding beta-ketoacyl-[acyl-carrier-protein] synthase family protein: MSRRRVAVTGIGVVAPGGVGVPAFWDLLTSGRTATRGITLFDPTGFRSRIAAECDFDPGAHGLGPDDVQRADRYVQFAMVATDEAVADAGLDLAAENPWRIAVSLGTAVGGTTRLEHDYALVSAGGARWDVDHRHAEPQLHRAFAPSTLASAVAERTGARGPVQTVSTGCTSGLDAIGYAFQTVEEGRADICIAGASDSPISPITVACFDAIKATSERNDDPAHASRPFDAHRDGFVLGEGGAVLVLEELEHARRRGARIYGEVGGFATFGNAYHMTGLTQEGLEMSRSIDHALAHARVERTDVDYVNAHGSGTKQNDRHETAAVKRSLGEHAYRTPMSSIKSMVGHSLGAIGAIEVVACTLALDRGVVPPTANYETPDPECDLDYVPRTAREMPLRHILSVGSGFGGFQSAVVLTRTG; this comes from the coding sequence GTGAGCCGGCGACGGGTCGCCGTCACCGGAATCGGCGTGGTCGCGCCCGGCGGAGTCGGCGTCCCGGCGTTCTGGGACCTGCTCACCTCCGGGCGGACGGCGACCCGGGGCATCACGCTCTTCGACCCCACCGGGTTCCGCTCCCGGATCGCCGCCGAGTGCGACTTCGACCCGGGCGCCCACGGGCTCGGCCCGGACGACGTGCAACGGGCCGACCGCTACGTCCAGTTCGCCATGGTGGCGACGGACGAGGCGGTCGCCGACGCCGGGCTCGACCTGGCCGCCGAGAACCCGTGGCGGATCGCCGTCTCGCTCGGCACCGCCGTCGGCGGCACCACCCGGCTGGAGCACGACTACGCCCTGGTCAGCGCCGGCGGCGCCCGCTGGGACGTCGACCACCGGCACGCCGAACCGCAACTGCACCGGGCCTTCGCGCCCTCCACGCTCGCCTCGGCGGTCGCCGAGCGGACCGGCGCCCGCGGCCCGGTGCAGACCGTCTCCACCGGCTGCACGTCCGGCCTCGACGCCATCGGGTACGCCTTCCAGACCGTCGAGGAGGGGCGCGCCGACATCTGCATCGCCGGCGCCTCCGACTCGCCGATCTCGCCGATCACCGTCGCCTGCTTCGACGCCATCAAGGCCACCAGCGAACGCAACGACGACCCGGCGCACGCCTCCCGGCCGTTCGACGCCCACCGCGACGGCTTCGTGCTCGGCGAGGGCGGCGCCGTCCTCGTCCTGGAGGAGCTGGAGCACGCCCGGCGGCGCGGCGCCCGGATCTACGGCGAGGTCGGCGGCTTCGCGACCTTCGGCAACGCGTACCACATGACCGGCCTCACCCAGGAGGGGCTGGAGATGTCCCGGTCGATCGACCACGCACTCGCCCACGCCCGGGTCGAGCGCACCGACGTCGACTACGTCAACGCGCACGGCTCGGGCACCAAGCAGAACGACCGGCACGAGACGGCGGCCGTCAAGCGCTCGCTCGGCGAGCACGCCTACCGGACGCCGATGAGCTCGATCAAGTCCATGGTCGGGCACTCGCTCGGCGCGATCGGCGCGATCGAGGTGGTCGCCTGCACCCTCGCACTCGACCGCGGGGTGGTCCCGCCGACCGCCAACTACGAGACACCCGACCCGGAGTGCGACCTCGACTACGTACCGCGCACCGCGCGGGAGATGCCGCTGCGCCACATCCTCTCGGTCGGCAGCGGGTTCGGCGGATTCCAGTCCGCCGTCGTGCTCACAAGAACGGGGTGA
- a CDS encoding cupin domain-containing protein translates to MSTQYPRIVHVSEAPENRRRGGDLRAMLTPNTCGATSGFMGLAIVQPGERIGEHYHPYSEEFVFVVSGDLEVDLDGETRVLKPEQGLMIPIDMRHRFRNVGDTEARMVFHLGPLAPRPELGHVDTEETEPVGTSAPPEHAKVAS, encoded by the coding sequence ATGTCCACGCAGTACCCACGGATCGTGCACGTCTCCGAGGCACCGGAGAACCGCCGGCGCGGCGGCGACCTGCGCGCCATGCTCACCCCGAACACCTGCGGTGCCACCAGCGGGTTCATGGGGCTGGCCATCGTGCAGCCCGGCGAGCGGATCGGTGAGCACTACCACCCGTACTCCGAGGAGTTCGTCTTCGTCGTCTCCGGCGACCTGGAGGTCGACCTGGACGGCGAGACCCGGGTGCTCAAGCCCGAGCAGGGCCTGATGATCCCGATCGACATGCGCCACCGGTTCCGCAACGTCGGCGACACCGAGGCCCGGATGGTCTTCCACCTCGGCCCGCTGGCACCCCGCCCCGAACTCGGCCACGTCGACACCGAGGAGACCGAGCCGGTGGGCACCTCCGCCCCGCCGGAACACGCCAAGGTGGCCTCGTGA
- a CDS encoding SchA/CurD-like domain-containing protein encodes MTTLSEPPARQHSESETRLRVVLMLEIQDGAQQRFMDVYEQLRHQVAGVPGHVSDQLCQSINDPRQWLITSEWEDQETFLQWVDSPAHREMVKPMHGCVSDTFRSLRYTILRETSAAGATGTRAPEEVPEGLPRTAPTGQAGPPKADPGPDGVVRHALTFTVKPGSEHEVARILSGYTSPRAEVDDTTRLRRTSLFMHGNRVVRAVEVIGSLGDALRHVAMQPEVRAVEEAINPYLEEARQLGDPQAARAFFARAALPAEHQAIAGTPASGRLHRHAVLYPVRPGNGQAVADLLADYDNLATVDPTGPVVTSTVFHRDDVVVRLVDLRVPAEADPAAALGVAGEREAAVLGRLLDLGSEGDLRTVAGLSAVLAARAMSPVTDRTSQPV; translated from the coding sequence ATGACGACTCTGTCCGAACCGCCCGCACGGCAGCACTCCGAATCCGAGACCCGCCTGCGGGTGGTGCTGATGCTGGAGATCCAGGACGGCGCGCAGCAGCGCTTCATGGACGTGTACGAGCAGCTCCGCCACCAGGTGGCCGGCGTCCCCGGCCATGTCAGCGACCAGCTCTGCCAGTCCATCAACGACCCCCGGCAGTGGCTCATCACCAGCGAGTGGGAGGACCAGGAGACCTTCCTGCAGTGGGTGGACAGCCCGGCCCACCGGGAGATGGTCAAGCCGATGCACGGCTGCGTCAGCGACACCTTCCGTTCGCTGCGCTACACGATCCTCCGCGAGACCTCGGCCGCCGGCGCCACCGGCACCCGGGCCCCGGAGGAGGTACCGGAGGGCCTGCCGCGCACCGCCCCCACCGGACAGGCCGGCCCGCCCAAGGCCGACCCCGGCCCCGACGGCGTGGTCCGGCACGCCCTGACCTTCACGGTCAAGCCCGGCAGCGAGCACGAGGTCGCCCGGATCCTGTCCGGCTACACCTCGCCCCGCGCCGAGGTCGACGACACCACCCGGCTGCGCCGCACCTCGCTGTTCATGCACGGCAACCGGGTCGTCCGGGCGGTCGAGGTGATCGGCAGCCTCGGCGACGCGCTGCGGCACGTCGCCATGCAGCCCGAGGTGCGGGCCGTCGAGGAGGCCATCAACCCGTACCTGGAGGAGGCGCGGCAGCTGGGCGACCCGCAGGCGGCGCGCGCCTTCTTCGCCCGGGCCGCGCTGCCCGCCGAGCACCAGGCGATCGCCGGCACCCCCGCCTCCGGGCGGCTGCACCGGCACGCCGTGCTCTACCCGGTCAGGCCCGGCAACGGGCAGGCCGTGGCCGACCTGCTCGCCGACTACGACAACCTGGCCACCGTCGACCCGACCGGCCCGGTGGTCACCAGCACCGTGTTCCACCGGGACGACGTCGTGGTCCGCCTGGTGGACCTCCGGGTGCCCGCCGAGGCGGACCCGGCCGCGGCGCTCGGCGTCGCCGGCGAGCGCGAGGCCGCCGTCCTCGGGCGGCTGCTCGACCTCGGCTCCGAGGGGGACCTGCGGACCGTCGCCGGCCTCAGCGCCGTCCTCGCCGCCCGCGCCATGAGCCCGGTCACCGACCGCACCTCCCAGCCGGTCTGA